A genome region from Halanaerobiales bacterium includes the following:
- a CDS encoding Na+/H+ antiporter NhaC family protein: protein TSFGVWAIMMPIALPIVLATGGNPFLAAAAVLSGGTFGDHCSPISDTTIMSSIGAGCDHMKHVNTQLPYALTVASVSAVAFLIAGLL, encoded by the coding sequence ACTTCTTTTGGAGTTTGGGCTATTATGATGCCTATTGCTCTTCCTATAGTTCTAGCTACAGGTGGTAATCCATTCTTAGCTGCAGCAGCTGTTCTTTCTGGTGGTACTTTTGGTGACCACTGTTCACCTATTTCTGATACAACTATTATGTCTTCAATAGGTGCTGGCTGTGATCATATGAAACATGTAAATACACAGTTACCTTATGCTTTAACTGTGGCCAGTGTTTCAGCAGTAGCCTTCTTAATAGCTGGATTGTTGTAG
- a CDS encoding PHP domain-containing protein, producing MIIDTHIHENRYSGDSKVSLETVIFKAQKIGLDGICITNHENQKIKKTANRLNKKTDLLILVGAEILTYEGDILVFGINKLPEKKMHAEQLINYVNKKGGITISAHPFRNNNRGIGSKINNLPGLTAVEVLNGSTSYKNNFKANNLAQKLNLPTLGASDAHNSQRIGKYASYFEDKITNIKDFIKAIEKNRVSPAIHHNNNFHVIDNMKKKINKLKNPLSSRVEFI from the coding sequence ATGATAATAGATACTCATATTCATGAAAATAGATATTCAGGAGATAGTAAAGTTTCACTAGAAACAGTAATTTTTAAAGCTCAAAAAATTGGACTTGATGGTATCTGTATTACTAACCACGAAAATCAAAAAATAAAAAAAACAGCTAATAGATTAAATAAAAAAACTGACTTATTAATCCTGGTTGGAGCTGAAATACTTACCTATGAAGGAGATATTTTAGTATTTGGAATAAATAAATTACCAGAAAAGAAAATGCATGCAGAACAGTTAATTAATTATGTAAATAAAAAAGGGGGTATTACCATTAGTGCTCATCCCTTTAGAAATAATAATAGAGGAATTGGTAGCAAAATAAATAATCTACCTGGTCTAACTGCTGTTGAAGTACTAAACGGAAGTACAAGTTATAAAAATAATTTTAAAGCTAATAATTTAGCTCAAAAATTAAATTTACCAACTTTAGGAGCAAGTGATGCTCATAATTCTCAAAGAATAGGAAAATATGCCAGTTATTTTGAAGATAAAATAACTAATATAAAAGATTTTATTAAAGCAATAGAGAAAAATCGTGTTTCACCTGCTATTCATCATAATAATAATTTTCATGTTATAGATAATATGAAAAAGAAAATTAATAAATTAAAAAATCCCCTTTCTAGTAGAGTAGAATTTATTTAA
- a CDS encoding ABC transporter ATP-binding protein produces MKINNLSKYFAELKAVDNFSVQIEKGQLFSILGPSGCGKTTTLKMIGGFLKADSGSIILDNDDISNKEAETRPVATVFQNYALFPHMNVIENITYGLKFKDISKTNARKKGLEILNMVGLKNYDEKGISQLSGGEKQRVALARALIMNPKVLLLDEPLSNLDAKLRIEMRKKIKELQEEFGITMIYVTHDQEEALSLSDQIIVMNKGKIEQIGSPREIYNEPQNKFVADFVGRVNFITINGENVLCRPENIELKNKHGDMRGEIIQKQFRGSFTTYFIKSEKQLIQVDIMNDNDNDWQVGKNIYLKF; encoded by the coding sequence TTGAAAATTAATAATTTGAGTAAATATTTTGCTGAACTTAAGGCAGTGGATAATTTTTCTGTTCAAATTGAAAAAGGTCAGCTTTTTTCTATTTTAGGGCCAAGTGGTTGTGGAAAAACTACAACTTTAAAAATGATAGGAGGTTTTTTAAAAGCAGATTCTGGGTCTATAATTCTTGATAATGATGATATAAGTAATAAAGAAGCTGAAACAAGACCTGTAGCAACTGTTTTTCAAAATTATGCCCTTTTTCCTCATATGAATGTAATAGAAAATATTACATATGGACTTAAATTTAAAGATATTTCTAAGACTAATGCTAGAAAAAAAGGATTAGAAATTTTAAATATGGTTGGCCTTAAAAATTATGATGAAAAAGGAATATCACAACTAAGTGGTGGTGAAAAACAAAGAGTAGCATTAGCAAGAGCTCTTATTATGAATCCTAAAGTTTTATTATTAGATGAGCCCTTAAGTAATCTTGATGCTAAGTTAAGAATTGAAATGAGAAAAAAAATTAAAGAATTACAAGAAGAGTTTGGAATAACAATGATTTATGTAACACATGACCAGGAAGAGGCCTTAAGTCTCTCTGATCAAATTATTGTCATGAACAAGGGAAAAATAGAACAAATAGGAAGTCCAAGAGAAATTTATAATGAGCCTCAAAATAAATTTGTAGCAGACTTTGTTGGTCGTGTGAATTTCATCACTATAAATGGTGAGAATGTTTTATGTAGACCAGAAAATATAGAATTAAAAAATAAGCATGGAGATATGAGGGGGGAAATAATACAAAAACAGTTTAGAGGATCTTTTACTACATATTTTATTAAGAGTGAGAAGCAATTAATTCAAGTTGATATCATGAATGATAATGATAATGACTGGCAAGTTGGGAAAAATATTTATTTAAAATTTTAA